Proteins encoded in a region of the Sparus aurata chromosome 6, fSpaAur1.1, whole genome shotgun sequence genome:
- the LOC115583116 gene encoding G0/G1 switch protein 2-like, which produces MENMQELIPFAKEMLSQRPSRGLLKVYLVGSVFAVLGTVIGLVETVCHPFSSSEMMDPEMVLMLAREQRTVEAEIQHSVGGQEEAEAEEEEELAHENGAITQTMTLSKTHRLSQRSMANRLHAS; this is translated from the coding sequence atggaaaacatgCAGGAGTTGATTCCCTTTGCCAAAGAGATGCTGAGTCAGAGACCCAGCCGTGGTTTGCTGAAGGTCTACCTGGTGGGTTCGGTGTTTGCGGTGCTGGGGACAGTCATCGGCCTGGTTGAGACTGTGTGTCATCCTTTCTCGTCCAGTGAGATGATGGACCCCGAGATGGTCCTCATGTTGGCTCGGGAGCAGCGAACTGTTGAGGCTGAGATACAGCACAGTGTGGGGGGCCAGGAGGAGGcggaggctgaggaggaggaagagctggCTCATGAAAATGGGGCCataacccaaaccatgacccTCTCCAAGACTCACAGACTCAGCCAACGGAGCATGGCCAACAGGCTGCATGCTTCCTAA
- the ldlrad2 gene encoding low-density lipoprotein receptor class A domain-containing protein 2 isoform X1 has protein sequence MMEVEVEGCWQRVLRLLLLLLLGCMSLHCSAIETVNVVDFCGQTIRGDGMIVNSHQESKKYYFVTMATDCHLTMQASSPKDKVQFHFRFFLVYSLLRVAPLSPAPVFPESPRGSAPLNPRLEPTSGESSGDPCHAGSYVQFYDGRDRSSPPLGPPLCGKSLPRPVLSTGNYLTLRLVTRGTQPRVDFVGDFTSFRLGFNQSECSNEPYFTCRNGKCIPLSLVCDEKGIDNCGDGSDLEENLTTGCKAGQLLPPEPPPPIATPPSTFVNPHTVPIPSLNCGMPDTAPSNESVADSTVSLSLLVLYILLGVVAGSVVLCWCCWSPGWFLWRVSVCRFLPCCNSACASCQLCARSCTHSKEHRLAKVTPHIPNNGTSTGAVATNSSADENVTIAAV, from the exons atgatggaggtggaggtggagggctgctggcagcgTGTGCTCcggctgctgctcctgctcctgctcggCTGCATGAGCCTCCACTGCTCGGCCATCGAGACCG TCAACGTGGTGGACTTCTGTGGCCAGACAATCCGGGGTGACGGCATGATCGTCAACTCACACCAGGAATCCAAAAAGTACTACTTTGTGACTATGGCGACTGATTGTCACCTCACCATGCAGGCCAGCTCCCCCAAAGACAAGGTGCAGTTCCACTTCCGCTTCTTCCTGGTCTACAGTCTGTTACGAGTGGCCCCTTTGAGCCCCGCCCCTGTCTTCCCAGAGTCGCCTCGGGGCTCTGCTCCTCTCAACCCTAGACTGGAGCCCACCTCTGGTGAGAGCTCGGGGGACCCGTGTCATGCTGGCTCATACGTTCAGTTCTATGATGGACGGGACAGGAGTTCGCCTCCCCTTGGGCCTCCTCTTTGTGGGAAGAGTTTGCCGCGGCCAGTGCTGTCCACAGGAAACTACCTGACCCTGAGGCTGGTGACACGGGGGACTCAGCCCAGGGTCGACTTTGTGGGGGACTTCACCTCCTTCAGACTGG GTTTTAACCAATCAGAGTGCAGCAATGAGCCCTATTTCACCTGCAGGAACGGAAAGTGTATCCCTCTCAGTCTGGTGTGTGATGAGAAGGGCATTGACAACTGTGGGGATGGAAGTgacttggaagaaaacctgacTACAGGTTGTAAAG CAGGTCAGCTTTTACCTCCCGAGCCTCCACCGCCAATAGCAACCCCACCCTCAACTTTTGTGAATCCACACACTGTGCCGATTCCTTCACTGAACTGTGGCATGCCAGACACTGCTCCCAGTAATGAGTCAGTAGCAG ACTCCACAGTCTCCCTGTCCCTGTTGGTTCTCTACATCCTCCTGGGTGTCGTAGCGGGCAGCGTGGTGctctgctggtgctgctggtcaCCTGGCTGGTTCCTGTGGCGTGTCAGCGTGTGTCGCTTCTTACCCTGCTGCAACTCGGCCTGCGCCTCCTGCCAGCTCTGTGCCCGCAGCTGCACCCACAGCAAGGAACACCGACTGGCAAAAGTAACCCCACACATACCCAACAACGGGACATCGACAGGGGCTGTGGCAACTAACAGCAGTGCTGATGAAAATGTTACCATAGCGGCTGTTTAG
- the ldlrad2 gene encoding low-density lipoprotein receptor class A domain-containing protein 2 isoform X2 codes for MMEVEVEGCWQRVLRLLLLLLLGCMSLHCSAIETVNVVDFCGQTIRGDGMIVNSHQESKKYYFVTMATDCHLTMQASSPKDKVQFHFRFFLVYSLLRVAPLSPAPVFPESPRGSAPLNPRLEPTSGESSGDPCHAGSYVQFYDGRDRSSPPLGPPLCGKSLPRPVLSTGNYLTLRLVTRGTQPRVDFVGDFTSFRLGFNQSECSNEPYFTCRNGKCIPLSLVCDEKGIDNCGDGSDLEENLTTGCKGQLLPPEPPPPIATPPSTFVNPHTVPIPSLNCGMPDTAPSNESVADSTVSLSLLVLYILLGVVAGSVVLCWCCWSPGWFLWRVSVCRFLPCCNSACASCQLCARSCTHSKEHRLAKVTPHIPNNGTSTGAVATNSSADENVTIAAV; via the exons atgatggaggtggaggtggagggctgctggcagcgTGTGCTCcggctgctgctcctgctcctgctcggCTGCATGAGCCTCCACTGCTCGGCCATCGAGACCG TCAACGTGGTGGACTTCTGTGGCCAGACAATCCGGGGTGACGGCATGATCGTCAACTCACACCAGGAATCCAAAAAGTACTACTTTGTGACTATGGCGACTGATTGTCACCTCACCATGCAGGCCAGCTCCCCCAAAGACAAGGTGCAGTTCCACTTCCGCTTCTTCCTGGTCTACAGTCTGTTACGAGTGGCCCCTTTGAGCCCCGCCCCTGTCTTCCCAGAGTCGCCTCGGGGCTCTGCTCCTCTCAACCCTAGACTGGAGCCCACCTCTGGTGAGAGCTCGGGGGACCCGTGTCATGCTGGCTCATACGTTCAGTTCTATGATGGACGGGACAGGAGTTCGCCTCCCCTTGGGCCTCCTCTTTGTGGGAAGAGTTTGCCGCGGCCAGTGCTGTCCACAGGAAACTACCTGACCCTGAGGCTGGTGACACGGGGGACTCAGCCCAGGGTCGACTTTGTGGGGGACTTCACCTCCTTCAGACTGG GTTTTAACCAATCAGAGTGCAGCAATGAGCCCTATTTCACCTGCAGGAACGGAAAGTGTATCCCTCTCAGTCTGGTGTGTGATGAGAAGGGCATTGACAACTGTGGGGATGGAAGTgacttggaagaaaacctgacTACAGGTTGTAAAG GTCAGCTTTTACCTCCCGAGCCTCCACCGCCAATAGCAACCCCACCCTCAACTTTTGTGAATCCACACACTGTGCCGATTCCTTCACTGAACTGTGGCATGCCAGACACTGCTCCCAGTAATGAGTCAGTAGCAG ACTCCACAGTCTCCCTGTCCCTGTTGGTTCTCTACATCCTCCTGGGTGTCGTAGCGGGCAGCGTGGTGctctgctggtgctgctggtcaCCTGGCTGGTTCCTGTGGCGTGTCAGCGTGTGTCGCTTCTTACCCTGCTGCAACTCGGCCTGCGCCTCCTGCCAGCTCTGTGCCCGCAGCTGCACCCACAGCAAGGAACACCGACTGGCAAAAGTAACCCCACACATACCCAACAACGGGACATCGACAGGGGCTGTGGCAACTAACAGCAGTGCTGATGAAAATGTTACCATAGCGGCTGTTTAG